A genomic segment from Leptospira ryugenii encodes:
- a CDS encoding arsenate reductase family protein, whose product MNLQIFGTKKCKETKKTQLFFQERRIPFQFINLAEKEMSKGELRSILGSVKLDDLIDTESKVYEEKNLKYMLYDKEEALLNNPLLIKTPVVRDGKRATIGYQPDVWKTWISEAKK is encoded by the coding sequence ATGAACCTTCAAATCTTCGGCACTAAGAAGTGCAAAGAAACCAAAAAAACTCAATTATTTTTCCAAGAACGTCGGATTCCCTTTCAATTCATCAATCTAGCCGAAAAAGAAATGAGCAAAGGAGAACTGCGCTCCATTCTAGGTTCCGTAAAACTTGATGATTTGATTGATACCGAATCGAAAGTATACGAAGAGAAAAATCTAAAGTATATGCTATATGACAAAGAAGAGGCACTTTTGAACAATCCTCTTCTCATCAAAACTCCTGTTGTCAGAGATGGAAAACGTGCAACCATTGGATACCAGCCAGATGTCTGGAAAACATGGATTTCTGAGGCAAAAAAATAA